The Panicum virgatum strain AP13 chromosome 5K, P.virgatum_v5, whole genome shotgun sequence genome has a window encoding:
- the LOC120710118 gene encoding Werner Syndrome-like exonuclease — translation MKGTYDTDVVMDDGTVIRTTVTSSGDAVEAFLREVVGSRHGQQLLVGIDTEWRVVAPEGGRGRPRNRMAVLQLCVGRRGLVFQIFHADRVPVALGDFLACPGHRFLGVAVDGDVRRLAEDCGLVVANAVELRRVAAEALGRPELRDAGLKALTREVTGAHIDKPKRLTMSKWDERRLTAEQVRYACIDAFVCYEIGRLLLTGECAEGAAANGGATMIPPPPIVASSAVPVA, via the coding sequence ATGAAGGGCACGTACGACACCGACGTCGTCATGGACGACGGCACCGTGATCCGGACCACCGTCACGTCCTCCGGCGACGCCGTCGAGGCCTTCCTCCGTGAGGTCGTCGGCAGCCGGCACGGCCAGCAGCTCCTGGTCGGCATCGACACCGAGTGGCGCGTCGTCGCCCCGgagggcggccgcggccgccccaGGAACCGGATGGCCGTCCTGCAGCTCTGCGtgggccgccgcggcctcgtctTCCAGATCTTCCACGCCGACCGCGTCCCGGTCGCCCTCGGGGACTTCCTCGCCTGCCCCGGCCACCGCTTCCTCGGCGTGGCGGTCGACGGCGACGTAAGGCGGCTGGCCGAGGACTGCGGCCTCGTGGTCGCCAACGCGGTGGAGCTGAGGCGCGTCGCGGCGGAGGCGCTcggccggcccgagctccgcgACGCCGGGCTCAAGGCCCTGACGCGCGAGGTGACGGGCGCCCACATCGACAAGCCGAAGCGGCTGACGATGAGCAAGTGGGACGAGCGCCGCCTGACGGCGGAGCAGGTCCGGTACGCCTGCATCGACGCGTTCGTGTGCTACGAGATCGGCCGGCTGCTGCTCACCGGCGAGTGCGCGGAAGGTGCcgcggcgaacggcggcgcgACGATGATCCCGCCACCACCGATTGTTGCCTCCTCCGCGGTTCCGGTGGCCTGA